Proteins from a genomic interval of Nocardioidaceae bacterium:
- a CDS encoding SRPBCC family protein translates to MVNVVREFTVQADPAAVIDYLKDFSHAEQWDPGTVSCTRKDSGEIAVGSQWDNTSKMLGNETSLVYELVELRGDGVKFKGTNEQAVSYDIIDVTPAPEGSKIRYEADLTLKGAAKLADPVLKVYFEAKLAKEVVQELTRVLESL, encoded by the coding sequence ATGGTCAACGTCGTACGCGAATTCACCGTCCAGGCCGACCCCGCCGCCGTGATCGACTACCTCAAGGACTTCTCGCACGCCGAGCAGTGGGACCCCGGCACCGTCTCGTGCACCCGCAAGGACTCCGGCGAGATCGCCGTCGGGTCGCAGTGGGACAACACCTCGAAGATGCTGGGCAACGAGACCTCGCTGGTCTACGAGCTGGTCGAGCTGCGCGGCGACGGAGTCAAGTTCAAGGGCACGAACGAGCAAGCCGTGTCCTACGACATCATCGACGTCACCCCCGCTCCCGAGGGATCGAAGATCCGTTACGAGGCGGACCTGACGCTCAAGGGCGCCGCCAAGCTCGCCGACCCGGTGCTCAAGGTCTACTTCGAGGCCAAGCTCGCCAAGGAAGTCGTGCAGGAGCTCACCCGCGTCCTCGAGTCCCTCTGA
- a CDS encoding HAMP domain-containing histidine kinase produces MPTYRQSLASRILLLVAASVGIAVAAAALAVYATVRVQLSTSIDESLIQRAEAAVRSDALNQLELGREVPSWVLGAGDIRVGHYVGPEGIFVPAAGSGPLPAFGDAENDVAMGVAALSVRTVTASDGSLYRVVAVPAEPGVAFVLAQGLSPSLAALEDLGVVLFVVGIIGMVIGGVAGWGVAKNSMMPVRRLTRAAEQVARTDRLDPIHVEGEDEIARLAISFNQMLAALDASRERQRRLIADAGHELRTPLTSLRTNLDLLQQLDDAVQSGAAAPREAAMRSELLEDVRAQMAELTTLVGDLVELAREEPLTPTLEELDLAEVVDRAVARVRRRAPGVTFDVDVEAWPLEGEPNALERAVTNLLDNAAKWSPERGTVTVRGADGVLVIDDEGPGISDADLPHVFERFWRASESRTMPGSGLGLSIVHQAVHRHRGTVEASRNEGGGARFTVRLPVPAPSEEAGAVLSRSTRRSK; encoded by the coding sequence ATGCCGACGTACCGCCAGTCGCTCGCGAGCCGGATCCTGCTGCTGGTCGCCGCCTCGGTCGGCATCGCGGTCGCCGCGGCGGCCCTGGCCGTGTACGCCACGGTGCGCGTCCAGCTGTCGACCAGCATCGACGAGTCCCTGATCCAGCGCGCGGAGGCGGCCGTACGCTCCGACGCGCTCAATCAGCTCGAGCTGGGGCGCGAAGTCCCGTCCTGGGTCCTCGGCGCAGGCGACATCCGGGTCGGCCACTACGTCGGCCCCGAGGGGATCTTCGTGCCCGCCGCGGGCAGCGGGCCCCTGCCCGCCTTCGGTGACGCCGAGAACGACGTCGCCATGGGGGTGGCGGCGCTGTCCGTGCGTACGGTGACCGCCTCCGACGGGTCGCTGTACCGGGTGGTGGCCGTGCCGGCGGAGCCGGGCGTCGCGTTCGTGCTGGCCCAGGGCCTGAGCCCGTCGCTGGCGGCCCTGGAGGACCTCGGGGTCGTCCTGTTCGTCGTCGGGATCATCGGCATGGTCATCGGCGGCGTCGCAGGCTGGGGTGTCGCGAAGAACTCGATGATGCCCGTGCGACGCCTCACCCGGGCCGCCGAGCAGGTCGCCCGCACCGACCGGTTGGACCCGATCCACGTCGAGGGCGAGGACGAGATCGCGCGTCTGGCGATCTCCTTCAACCAGATGCTCGCCGCGCTCGACGCCTCCCGGGAGCGTCAGCGGCGGCTCATCGCCGACGCCGGGCACGAGCTGCGGACGCCCCTGACCTCGCTGCGCACCAACCTCGACCTGCTTCAGCAGCTCGACGACGCCGTCCAGTCCGGGGCCGCGGCGCCGCGCGAGGCGGCGATGCGCTCGGAGCTGCTCGAGGACGTGCGCGCCCAGATGGCCGAGCTCACGACGCTCGTCGGCGACCTGGTCGAGCTCGCGCGGGAGGAGCCGCTCACCCCGACGCTGGAGGAGCTCGACCTCGCAGAGGTCGTCGACCGGGCCGTGGCCCGGGTACGCCGCCGCGCCCCCGGGGTGACCTTCGACGTCGACGTCGAGGCCTGGCCGTTGGAGGGCGAGCCGAACGCCCTCGAACGGGCCGTGACGAACCTGCTCGACAACGCCGCGAAGTGGAGCCCGGAGCGGGGGACCGTCACCGTCCGCGGCGCCGACGGCGTCCTCGTCATCGACGACGAAGGACCGGGCATCAGCGACGCCGACCTCCCCCACGTCTTCGAGCGCTTCTGGCGCGCCTCGGAGTCGCGCACCATGCCGGGGTCGGGTCTGGGTCTCTCGATCGTCCACCAGGCGGTGCACCGTCACCGCGGCACGGTCGAGGCCTCCCGCAACGAGGGCGGTGGCGCGCGCTTCACGGTGCGGCTTCCCGTGCCGGCCCCCTCCGAGGAGGCCGGGGCGGTTCTGTCCCGCTCCACACGACGATCTAAGTGA
- the heR gene encoding heliorhodopsin HeR: protein MSHRAATAGSPEAPATTASGVDDDRLSNLRVWNLGLTVLHAVQAVAIVVLASDFAITVTSSFPTGPPGTAPPAPEALFDVRVGWAIAVFLGLAALDHLLTGTVLRGRYEADLRRGINRFRWLEYSISATIMVLLIGFYNGITTITTVIAIAGVNISMILFGWLQEAANPPGRTHTTMKPFWFGCVAGATPWVAIVVNTVGAGSDVPGFVYGIIISLFVFFNSFAINQWLQYKKVGPWRSYAFGEKTYLVLSLVAKSALAWQIFGGSLAG, encoded by the coding sequence ATGTCCCATCGCGCTGCCACGGCAGGCTCACCCGAGGCCCCGGCGACGACGGCGTCGGGTGTCGACGACGACCGCCTGTCCAACCTCCGCGTCTGGAATCTCGGACTCACGGTCCTCCACGCCGTCCAGGCCGTGGCGATCGTGGTGCTCGCGAGCGACTTCGCGATCACGGTCACCAGCTCGTTCCCGACCGGCCCTCCCGGCACGGCACCGCCGGCGCCGGAGGCGCTGTTCGACGTACGCGTCGGCTGGGCCATCGCCGTCTTCCTCGGTCTCGCGGCGCTGGACCACCTGCTGACCGGCACGGTGCTGCGCGGTCGCTACGAGGCGGACCTGCGTCGCGGCATCAACCGGTTCCGGTGGCTGGAGTACTCGATCAGCGCCACGATCATGGTGCTGCTCATCGGCTTCTACAACGGCATCACCACGATCACCACCGTCATCGCGATCGCCGGGGTCAACATCTCGATGATCCTCTTCGGCTGGCTGCAGGAGGCCGCGAACCCGCCGGGGCGTACGCACACCACGATGAAGCCGTTCTGGTTCGGCTGCGTCGCCGGCGCCACGCCCTGGGTCGCGATCGTGGTCAACACGGTGGGTGCGGGCAGCGACGTGCCGGGCTTCGTCTACGGCATCATCATCTCGCTGTTCGTCTTCTTCAACAGCTTCGCGATCAACCAGTGGCTGCAGTACAAGAAGGTCGGCCCGTGGCGCTCGTACGCGTTCGGTGAGAAGACCTACCTGGTGCTGAGCCTGGTGGCGAAGTCGGCGCTGGCGTGGCAGATCTTCGGAGGCTCGCTCGCCGGGTGA
- a CDS encoding MFS transporter: protein MSSTRHRPPPTAGSTPVRARVGVSLMFLTNGAIFTALWPRYPEVKDAFGLSDTAFGLLVVAPALGAIAASLSAGPLVRRLGAPRLTVLATALIALGTTAVGLAAGLGALIGAVVALALVGAADGITDSAQNVQGALVERWHGRSIMNSFHAAWSLGAALGAGVGALGAALQIPLTLQLAVNASVWALVAVVAARLSTVPEGEGTKTAAPPPDHSAARPPRIRARWLVALAPIAGIAIASSVVEDVASNWSVLFVVRETDAGAGIAAWAVAVALVSQLLGRLAGDPLTDRHGRGAVARAGGVVIALGAVLVVVAPVWPLAMLGFALGGLGCATLIPAAYAAADTVEGLRDGTGVAVLGWLLRVGSLVTSPLIGVVSDLVGLRVALLLPLVAGVAAAVLAHRLAGRDRSAAELPG, encoded by the coding sequence GTGAGCAGCACCCGTCACCGGCCCCCTCCGACCGCCGGCTCCACCCCGGTGCGCGCCCGCGTCGGGGTGTCGCTGATGTTCCTGACCAACGGCGCGATCTTCACGGCGCTGTGGCCGCGGTACCCGGAGGTCAAGGACGCGTTCGGGCTCTCCGACACGGCCTTCGGCCTGCTGGTGGTCGCACCCGCCCTCGGCGCCATCGCGGCCTCGCTGTCCGCCGGCCCGCTCGTACGCCGTCTCGGCGCCCCGCGACTGACGGTCCTCGCCACGGCACTGATCGCCCTCGGCACCACCGCCGTCGGGCTCGCGGCGGGACTCGGCGCGCTCATCGGAGCGGTCGTCGCGCTCGCGCTGGTCGGTGCGGCCGACGGCATCACCGACTCGGCGCAGAACGTGCAGGGAGCCCTGGTCGAGCGCTGGCACGGCCGGTCGATCATGAACTCCTTCCACGCCGCCTGGAGCCTGGGTGCTGCGCTGGGCGCGGGCGTCGGCGCGCTGGGGGCCGCGCTGCAGATCCCGTTGACCCTGCAGCTCGCCGTCAACGCGTCGGTGTGGGCGCTGGTCGCCGTGGTCGCCGCGAGGCTCTCGACGGTGCCCGAGGGGGAGGGGACGAAGACCGCCGCGCCCCCACCGGACCATTCTGCTGCACGGCCACCGCGGATCCGGGCCCGGTGGCTCGTGGCACTCGCGCCCATCGCCGGCATCGCCATCGCGAGCTCGGTCGTGGAGGACGTCGCCTCCAACTGGTCCGTGCTCTTCGTCGTCCGCGAGACCGACGCGGGTGCCGGCATCGCGGCCTGGGCCGTCGCCGTCGCCCTCGTCAGCCAGCTCCTCGGACGCCTGGCCGGTGACCCGCTGACCGACCGCCACGGCCGGGGAGCCGTCGCCCGCGCCGGCGGGGTGGTCATCGCGCTGGGGGCCGTGCTCGTCGTGGTGGCCCCGGTCTGGCCGCTGGCCATGCTCGGCTTCGCGCTCGGCGGCCTCGGCTGCGCCACGCTCATCCCCGCGGCGTACGCAGCCGCCGACACCGTCGAGGGGCTGCGCGACGGCACCGGGGTCGCGGTGCTCGGCTGGTTGCTGCGCGTCGGGTCCCTCGTCACCTCGCCGCTCATCGGCGTGGTCTCGGACCTGGTCGGCCTGCGCGTGGCTTTGCTGCTCCCGCTCGTCGCGGGCGTGGCGGCCGCCGTGCTGGCGCACCGACTGGCCGGACGTGACCGATCTGCCGCGGAGCTTCCTGGGTAG
- a CDS encoding response regulator transcription factor: protein MTSPPCDPDQGPAPDPTTPEARRVLVVEDDRTISEALCDRLRAEGFAVTPAYDGPGAVSAAARSDPEVVLLDVMLPGFDGHEVCRRIQAERPVPVLMLTARDDETDLLVGLGVGADDYLTKPFRMREVVARVQALLRRVDRAAELAAATGALLRDGDLAVDRDAREVSRGGEAVHLTRTEFDLLLALMSRPGQVHRRERLLVEVWDWDAAGLDRTATRTVDSHVRSLRAKVGAERIRTVTGVGYAWVPEATGR, encoded by the coding sequence ATGACCTCACCGCCCTGTGACCCGGACCAGGGACCGGCCCCGGACCCGACCACGCCGGAGGCCCGTCGCGTGCTCGTCGTGGAGGACGACCGCACCATCTCCGAAGCGCTCTGCGACCGGCTGCGGGCCGAGGGGTTCGCCGTCACCCCGGCGTACGACGGCCCCGGTGCGGTGAGTGCCGCCGCCCGGAGCGATCCCGAGGTCGTGCTGCTCGACGTGATGCTGCCCGGCTTCGACGGCCACGAGGTGTGTCGGAGGATCCAGGCCGAGCGACCGGTCCCGGTGCTGATGCTGACCGCACGCGACGACGAGACCGACCTGCTGGTCGGGCTCGGTGTCGGGGCCGACGACTACCTGACCAAGCCGTTCCGGATGCGGGAGGTCGTCGCGCGGGTCCAGGCGCTGCTGCGACGCGTCGACCGCGCCGCCGAGCTCGCCGCGGCAACCGGCGCCCTGCTGCGCGACGGAGACCTCGCCGTCGACCGGGACGCCCGCGAGGTCTCGCGGGGTGGGGAGGCCGTGCACCTGACGCGCACCGAGTTCGACCTGCTCCTGGCACTGATGTCGCGCCCCGGTCAGGTCCACCGCCGCGAGCGTCTGCTGGTCGAGGTGTGGGACTGGGACGCGGCCGGCCTCGACCGCACCGCCACCCGCACCGTCGACTCCCACGTGCGGTCGCTGCGCGCGAAGGTCGGGGCCGAGCGGATCCGCACGGTGACCGGGGTGGGGTACGCCTGGGTCCCCGAGGCGACCGGCCGGTGA
- a CDS encoding cryptochrome/photolyase family protein: MATRHVRLVFPHQLFVEQLDADEGTYFVLVEDDLFFRQYRFHAQKLVLHRASMRRFAARLEEEGFRVGTVETDGRRNSSTGLSQVLAELEPMRVSCYDVVDDWLHQNTVATLADLDLEIAEEDWLESPNFVTSRAQVEDWFGGDRTHRMAAFYEWQRKRLDILVEGSGEDASPVGGQWSFDEDNRKKLPKGYDVPRVDRPGDAEVSDEGDSERHEAVVEAISWVKDAFGDNPGDPDLFAWPTSHDEAEAGLEQFLAERFTDFGPYEDALHSSHRFMFHSLLTPGLNIGLLDPEQVVRRAVEVGSDDSGDGPGVPLNSLEGFIRQVIGWREYMRATYVTRGRAMRTSNHLGHTAELGEGWWTARTGLAPVDHVIGNVLESGYAHHIERLMVLGNATCLLRADPDAVYEWFMEMFIDAYDWVMVPNVYAMSQFAAGTMITTKPYVSGSNYLRKMSDYGSGLEESDVERNDGRDADWQADWDGLYWTFVRDHREVFEKNGRSYFVTANYDKMDASTKSEHTKRAGAYLP, from the coding sequence GTGGCCACCCGACACGTCCGTCTCGTCTTCCCGCACCAGCTCTTCGTCGAGCAGCTCGACGCCGACGAGGGCACCTACTTCGTGCTGGTCGAGGACGACCTGTTCTTCCGCCAGTACCGCTTCCACGCCCAGAAGCTCGTGCTCCACCGTGCCTCCATGCGCCGTTTCGCGGCGCGCCTGGAGGAGGAGGGCTTCCGCGTCGGCACGGTCGAGACCGACGGCCGGCGCAACTCCTCCACGGGCCTGAGCCAGGTGCTCGCGGAGCTCGAGCCGATGCGGGTCAGCTGCTACGACGTCGTCGACGACTGGCTGCACCAGAACACCGTCGCGACGCTGGCCGACCTCGACCTCGAGATCGCCGAGGAGGACTGGTTGGAGTCGCCCAACTTCGTCACCAGCCGTGCGCAGGTCGAGGACTGGTTCGGCGGCGACCGGACGCACCGGATGGCCGCGTTCTACGAATGGCAGCGCAAGCGCCTCGACATCCTGGTGGAGGGCTCGGGCGAGGACGCCTCCCCGGTCGGCGGCCAGTGGTCCTTCGACGAGGACAACCGCAAGAAGCTGCCGAAGGGCTACGACGTGCCACGTGTCGACCGGCCCGGTGACGCCGAGGTCTCCGACGAGGGCGACTCGGAGCGACACGAGGCCGTGGTCGAGGCCATCTCCTGGGTCAAGGACGCGTTCGGCGACAACCCCGGCGACCCCGATCTCTTCGCGTGGCCCACCAGCCACGACGAGGCCGAGGCAGGGCTCGAGCAGTTCCTCGCCGAGCGGTTCACCGACTTCGGACCGTACGAGGACGCCCTCCACTCCTCTCACCGCTTCATGTTCCACTCGCTGCTGACCCCCGGGCTGAACATCGGCCTCCTGGACCCGGAGCAGGTCGTACGCCGAGCCGTGGAGGTCGGCTCCGACGACAGCGGCGACGGTCCCGGGGTGCCGCTGAACTCCCTGGAGGGCTTCATCCGCCAGGTGATCGGGTGGCGGGAGTACATGCGCGCCACGTATGTCACCCGCGGCCGGGCGATGCGGACGAGCAACCACCTCGGCCACACGGCCGAGCTCGGCGAGGGCTGGTGGACCGCGAGGACCGGTCTCGCGCCCGTCGACCACGTGATCGGCAACGTGCTGGAGTCCGGGTACGCCCACCACATCGAGCGGCTCATGGTGCTCGGCAACGCGACCTGCCTGCTGCGTGCGGACCCGGACGCGGTCTACGAGTGGTTCATGGAGATGTTCATCGACGCCTACGACTGGGTGATGGTGCCCAACGTGTACGCCATGAGCCAGTTCGCGGCCGGCACGATGATCACCACCAAGCCGTACGTGTCGGGCTCCAACTACCTGCGCAAGATGAGCGACTACGGCTCGGGTCTGGAGGAGTCGGACGTCGAGCGCAACGACGGTCGCGATGCCGACTGGCAGGCGGACTGGGACGGTCTCTACTGGACCTTCGTGCGTGACCACCGCGAGGTGTTCGAGAAGAACGGCCGCTCGTACTTCGTGACCGCGAACTACGACAAGATGGACGCCTCGACGAAGTCCGAGCACACCAAGCGGGCCGGCGCCTACCTCCCCTGA
- a CDS encoding TetR/AcrR family transcriptional regulator, with product MTVKPHLGTRGMPRAERESEILTAALAEFAERGYHQVTMASVAARAGVSKPLVHAYFGTKDSLYIRCVDDVAEEILEAVTPVVDREEPGLAMALETMRTVFGTLEGLPGRWMVVYDPRIPADSEAGLAVDKARRRLTELGATGVRALLHARGNHDELDVSGMNALWQAVVTAQVQWWLDHPEQTPEQLTDRFGRLLVALTP from the coding sequence ATGACCGTCAAGCCTCATCTCGGGACCCGGGGCATGCCGCGAGCCGAGCGCGAGAGCGAGATCCTCACCGCTGCGCTGGCCGAGTTCGCCGAGCGCGGCTACCACCAGGTCACGATGGCCTCGGTGGCAGCGCGCGCCGGCGTGTCCAAGCCGCTGGTCCACGCCTACTTCGGCACGAAGGACTCGCTCTACATCCGGTGCGTGGACGACGTCGCCGAGGAGATCCTCGAGGCGGTGACCCCGGTCGTCGACCGTGAGGAGCCGGGCCTGGCGATGGCCCTGGAGACGATGCGCACCGTCTTCGGCACCCTCGAGGGACTGCCGGGACGCTGGATGGTCGTCTACGACCCGCGCATCCCCGCCGACAGCGAGGCCGGGCTCGCCGTCGACAAGGCGCGCAGGCGGCTCACCGAGCTGGGCGCCACCGGCGTCCGCGCGCTGCTGCACGCACGCGGCAACCACGACGAGCTCGACGTGAGCGGCATGAACGCGCTGTGGCAGGCGGTCGTCACCGCCCAGGTGCAGTGGTGGCTCGACCACCCCGAGCAGACTCCCGAGCAGCTCACGGACCGGTTCGGGCGGCTGCTGGTGGCTCTCACGCCATGA
- a CDS encoding trypsin-like peptidase domain-containing protein codes for MSDERRDREQHDPTDAEDTRAFARPDVGGDEPTTEQPAYAAPAPGATTGSSGAWGDDDYLFGAAAAAPPHDPDREARLREKREKRRGRRRVTALVAASVLAGAAAGFGGAAAYSELGPADSAVSTSNQGVTTTVVDSGAVAATPGSVQAVADQVLPSVVQVLVSSGDAQGSGSGIILTEDGTILTNAHVVEGAGDSASSDLVVSFSDGTTAPAEVIGEDPVTDIAVIQAEGVSGLQPATLGRSSNLQVGQNVVAIGSPFGLSATVTTGIVSALDRPVAVGQIGDTQQNTIYPAIQTDAAINPGNSGGPLVNLNGEVIGINSSIRTGGAALGGTSGSIGLGFAIPLDEVAPIISQIRNGEEPTHALIGIEVSDAVSDAGLPRGAEVQDVTEGSAGAAAGLQEGDVITRLDEKLVEGSDSLVAQIRSLRPGEEVTLGVLRDGEEFDVQATLGSDADGA; via the coding sequence ATGAGCGATGAACGCCGCGACCGCGAGCAGCACGATCCGACGGACGCCGAGGACACCCGCGCGTTCGCGCGTCCCGACGTCGGCGGTGACGAGCCGACGACCGAGCAGCCGGCGTACGCCGCTCCGGCCCCGGGAGCGACCACGGGTTCCTCCGGCGCGTGGGGCGACGACGACTACCTCTTCGGTGCCGCAGCCGCGGCACCCCCGCACGACCCCGACCGTGAGGCCCGTCTGCGGGAGAAGCGCGAGAAGCGCCGCGGGCGACGCCGCGTCACCGCCCTGGTGGCGGCCAGCGTGCTCGCCGGTGCGGCCGCCGGCTTCGGCGGCGCCGCGGCGTACTCCGAGCTCGGTCCGGCCGACTCCGCCGTCTCCACCAGCAACCAGGGGGTGACCACCACGGTGGTCGACTCCGGCGCGGTCGCGGCGACGCCGGGCTCGGTGCAGGCCGTCGCGGACCAGGTGCTGCCCTCGGTGGTGCAGGTGCTCGTGAGCTCAGGCGACGCCCAGGGCTCGGGTTCCGGCATCATCCTGACCGAGGACGGAACCATCCTGACCAACGCGCACGTCGTGGAGGGGGCCGGCGACTCGGCGAGCTCCGACCTGGTCGTCTCCTTCAGCGACGGCACGACGGCGCCGGCCGAGGTGATCGGCGAGGACCCGGTCACCGACATCGCGGTGATCCAGGCCGAGGGCGTCTCCGGTCTGCAGCCGGCGACCCTGGGCAGGTCGAGCAACCTCCAGGTCGGTCAGAACGTCGTGGCCATCGGCTCGCCCTTCGGGCTCTCCGCGACCGTGACCACCGGCATCGTCAGCGCGCTGGACCGTCCCGTGGCCGTCGGTCAGATCGGCGACACGCAGCAGAACACGATCTACCCCGCGATCCAGACCGACGCCGCGATCAACCCCGGCAACTCCGGTGGACCGCTGGTGAACCTCAACGGCGAGGTCATCGGCATCAACTCCTCCATCCGCACGGGTGGGGCGGCACTGGGTGGCACGAGCGGTTCCATCGGTCTCGGCTTCGCGATCCCGCTCGACGAGGTCGCCCCGATCATCAGCCAGATCCGCAACGGCGAGGAGCCCACGCACGCCCTCATCGGCATCGAGGTCAGCGACGCCGTCAGCGACGCCGGTCTCCCCCGTGGCGCCGAGGTGCAGGACGTGACCGAGGGCTCCGCCGGCGCCGCTGCCGGGCTGCAGGAGGGCGACGTCATCACCCGTCTGGACGAGAAGCTCGTCGAGGGCTCGGACTCCCTGGTCGCACAGATCCGCAGCCTCCGACCGGGCGAGGAGGTCACCCTCGGGGTGCTGCGCGACGGTGAGGAGTTCGACGTGCAGGCCACGCTCGGGTCCGACGCCGACGGCGCCTGA
- a CDS encoding sterol desaturase family protein, with the protein MIAELWNSLPVALRDPVALAVPVFLVVIALEALAAWKLEESAEGEQQLAPDGRVRRDKGAWERRDATASISMGVVSVATSAAWKALALLLYAVVFAYVAPWQLSSTSVWTWVLALLGIDFLFYWEHRVAHRVRLVWATHQAHHSSEYFNFSTALRQKWNNSAQIVVWLPLPLLGVPPWIVFTSYAANLVYQFFVHTEKVDKLPAPIEAVFNTPSHHRVHHGRDPEYLDRNYAGVLIIWDRMFGTFQPELQRPNYGLTKPVDTYNIVTLQLHEYAAIVRDVRASDRLRDKLGYVFGPPGWQQRRGLEADDQARTPTPA; encoded by the coding sequence ATGATCGCGGAGCTCTGGAACTCGCTGCCGGTCGCCCTGCGCGATCCCGTGGCCCTCGCGGTGCCCGTCTTCCTCGTCGTCATCGCGCTCGAGGCGCTGGCGGCGTGGAAGCTCGAGGAGTCCGCCGAGGGCGAGCAGCAGCTCGCGCCGGACGGACGCGTACGCCGCGACAAGGGCGCCTGGGAGCGGCGCGACGCCACCGCGTCGATCTCGATGGGAGTGGTGTCGGTCGCCACGAGCGCGGCCTGGAAGGCGCTCGCCCTGCTGCTCTACGCGGTCGTGTTCGCCTACGTCGCGCCGTGGCAGCTCTCCTCGACCTCGGTGTGGACGTGGGTCCTCGCGCTGCTCGGCATCGACTTCCTCTTCTACTGGGAGCACCGGGTCGCGCACCGCGTACGCCTCGTCTGGGCCACGCACCAGGCGCACCACTCCAGCGAGTACTTCAACTTCTCCACCGCCCTGCGCCAGAAGTGGAACAACTCCGCCCAGATCGTGGTCTGGCTGCCCCTGCCGCTGCTGGGCGTGCCGCCGTGGATCGTCTTCACCTCCTACGCGGCCAACCTCGTCTACCAGTTCTTCGTGCACACCGAGAAGGTCGACAAGCTGCCCGCCCCGATCGAGGCGGTCTTCAACACCCCCTCGCACCACCGCGTGCACCACGGTCGTGACCCGGAGTACCTCGACAGGAACTACGCCGGCGTCCTCATCATCTGGGACCGCATGTTCGGCACCTTCCAGCCCGAGCTGCAGCGGCCCAACTACGGCCTCACGAAGCCTGTCGACACCTACAACATCGTGACGCTGCAGCTGCACGAGTACGCCGCCATCGTCCGCGACGTCCGTGCGTCCGACCGGCTTCGCGACAAGCTCGGCTACGTCTTCGGGCCCCCGGGGTGGCAGCAGCGGCGCGGCCTCGAGGCGGACGACCAGGCGCGTACGCCCACCCCGGCCTAG